In a genomic window of Drosophila takahashii strain IR98-3 E-12201 chromosome 3L, DtakHiC1v2, whole genome shotgun sequence:
- the Svil gene encoding streptococcal hemagglutinin isoform X14 encodes MLALKECLIREGVLNLDSPEKYRPYHLHGSRSSGTMDIPRYRKTIAASSDLSTAPATAKTSCQPPEPQKSQQKTTTKDSSDSSSQKSSSGYRGHHPHFHHHTTPAYYTDLQLRIHTPNASDVGALNENYRSVYSTPSTQLVEQRSFPKSSSATKDPPLSSISNPARSTFFRGDSASSDSHTRLQRRSQQRYGSEPGRFNRYSQGSASPTKGELESGQEPVLSSHHSPINTSTNSTSNTTTISSCNPVEPEPSSLANPSGATSGRNSRHKQRFHSSRSRRAVRVRSESRPISALYDIICKEKNLDNSSSSSSNEEREKDLEKRSPQKTSTDQEKSPTTDKLATFWPLHHHYLNPPMSSGNSGGPSKKQQQQQEKPGHHLLQGASKDLPAGSSNSSSDDERALHSSRKVTNLKATSLPPEEGLPSEISLSCSSSNRLNLRLARSLEPSARNIQATASREVQNYDAGEPVNTDRLFVEPPKVSLSAIRNTLYDHDDLEIEDCDSTTQFDQGDVLDTLERWNQEVGNSGSGAQLMNGGANGHHHHQSDPEADHHDHEQPDHLEQNAHQSLPVEPKSLHHHHHHQATNARRFITRTTRSASRQSSAGHSPPPPLHRSDDSSSSSPTHSPATRRRNKLGGGANDPPSSSANGNSSAYETAATTVMTHDHHHQQQQPRHPPVEVPKALVAIDPQPEAAISVLGSCPTAAVNSASQSRGKAGKCSINCTYSHSSSSNNNCNARQRNSSSNNNNTKQQQHATPMPPLANANKAPLIVLKTPATSAAAAATSIAVATTAATSIGTAATSAAGSPIKRRKNPLSPLRLGHQSTIAPPQAIASPLLSGGSCSSSTTSPQSSPAVRTTKASRLRAAALDKKKEEEQRQRYTSPVSPRIPSSNGGGPVAQRRLSSSELSPKSPGAASGFNSEPAPSSGSRIPSRSASQPVDTPPTQRRQPLVAVSSGISMKQSLSELHFTGGAVSPPKATAECTLRMRPRSSTMSTENTENGRRDHLANLQLSPVQKHKRTPEVSPRRLGDRDKSAKRKSNLNRSLTEEATKDGDEVATSTRRRRRRELGMARPLVPGDDEALRDLLQTPQKSSCSESTNSISEPYRQFIPAVRHPEVPVRTMTAVLPAPRPLHAPVARSVTQKFNERTKTELAEIKKIAEQSEPQPPAVDESQKMAAIARRKSTDEGGGLPNQNSPPAPNQIVSILKKKEHGLGDCNSSASSNPSPVTFSSSVMDNPLAGASRCKRQGILKKRSSLDESRYYSRSHSPDERSILIKSARRNSLEEAGTGLSPAQAHGILKQSSYDSSKSDGCPSANESQPHSILKKKDSLSTPSDGGCHKHVSISQAVTLAAAELAAHDGVTFGEDGEEHDIRPILKQESTSSEEAVRPPKPILKKKSFGEADEHEIRPILKSSRKSSREEFDLSGLESNEVNDSLSSILKSDSPSKRRSLGSASHDLEETSTSPSLLKRRTRSLERRDVQPGMDLAAALDAIANSQVAPSTPVDFVTTPSSISVAERIKRMEMLSTPTSRAAGGANSSWESPLQASTSEQAGGGAAATPRVLKPSVLRRDLQRERYKTQPVTNEEMSFFKANSAPFDISASSAFKPTKPLDIRLSHAPLAPLISPITGQPLSHVPAPLLLSSSTNSGVGSSFRLGRSSTQPLQSPRVVHLASQAAPGGSSASSSLLARQNSINDTSSVNLSEQLTLSIGTDSEHIFEMSALEEDSAIQSLSDETAASASASSSSAATATTTTTTTTPPSSGLTRSNSVRARANMFQQLQEQSRNQRATGANRQSPPAAAEVSSNQTDNSMQSEELSTPNATIDAEFGKPTSEPLKSILKTGKPMLGMGRGLMPVDLNAELKNRLKRSTHATVSNLRKSATTEDATRGGTSDEVDNPQRNLAQILRNVSKENSTPKHDDAVNLVRNLSTLGQPRAVASEDTAGNCASASEGESSGGREIEAIIKNSAVARRRRQQQQQQSQQQQQHQPDGFLRRVQPVARSYYCPLGQRPQQPQSQQQHQQHPKLLAQQQHLQILQVQQQQMQILQVQQQQLQLQQQQLLVQQQQQHPLQPKPFYKLLRPIDFVKN; translated from the exons AAACCATTGCGGCCTCAAGTGACTTATCCACAGCACCTGCCACTGCCAAAACTAGCTGCCAGCCACCTGAGCCACAGAAGTCGCAACAGAAGACCACCACCAAGGATTCGTCTGATTCCAGTTCGCAAAAGTCATCCAGCGGATATCGTGGTCATCATCCGCACTTCCATCATCACACCACGCCCGCCTACTACACGGATCTCCAGCTGAGGATCCACACGCCGAATGCATCGGATGTGGGTGCCTTGAATGAGAATTATCGCAGTGTTTACAGTACTCCCAGTACGCAGCTAGTGGAACAGCGCTCCTTTCCCAAGAGCTCCTCGGCCACCAAGGATCCACCTTTGTCTTCTATCAGCAATCCTGCGAGGTCAACTTTTTTTCGTGGAGACTCTGCGTCCAGCGACAGTCACACAAGACTCCAGCGTCGCAGTCAGCAGAGATACGGCAGCGAACCGGGACGCTTCAACAGATACTCTCAGGGATCTGCGAGCCCTACCAAAGGTGAACTTGAATCTGGCCAGGAGCCAGTCCTCTCCAGTCACCACTCCCCCATCAACACATCCACCAATAGCACTAGCAATACCACAACCATTAGTAGTTGTAATCCCGTAGAGCCAGAACCCAGTAGCCTAGCTAATCCCAGTGGCGCCACATCTGGTCGCAACAGCCGGCACAAGCAGCGTTTCCACAGCAGCCGATCCCGTCGAGCGGTGCGCGTGCGCAGTGAATCGCGTCCTATCAGCGCCCTCTACGACATAATATGCAAGGAGAAGAACCtggacaacagcagcagcagcagcagcaacgagGAAAGGGAGAAGGATCTGGAGAAGAGGAGTCCTCAGAAGACGTCGACTGATCAGGAGAAGTCGCCCACAACCGACAAGCTGGCGACCTTTTGGCCCCTGCACCATCACTACCTCAATCCCCCGATGAGCAGCGGCAACTCGGGCGGCCCATccaagaagcagcagcagcagcaggagaagCCAGGTCACCATTTGCTCCAAGGAGCATCCAAGGATTTGCccgccggcagcagcaacagcagcagcgatgATGAGCGGGCACTGCACTCCAGTCGCAAGGTTACCAATCTGAAGGCCACTTCGCTGCCGCCGGAGGAGGGGTTGCCCTCTGAGATTAGCCTTTCTTGCTCCTCCTCCAATCGACTGAATCTCCGTTTGGCCAGGAGTTTGGAGCCATCAGCTCGCAATATCCAAGCGACGGCTTCCCGGGAAGTTCAGAACTATGATGCCGGGGAGCCAGTAAATACGGATAGATTGTTTGTAGAACCTCCGAAGGTATCGCTTTCCGCCATTAGGAACACCCTATACGATCATGATGATCTGGAGATTGAAGACTGCGATAGTACCACCCAATTCGATCAGGGCGATGTCCTTGATACCCTGGAACGCTGGAACCAGGAAGTCGGCAATTCCGGTTCGGGAGCTCAGCTAATGAATGGCGGAGCCAatggccatcatcatcatcaatcgGATCCCGAGGCAGACCATCACGATCACGAACAACCCGATCATCTCGAACAGAATGCACATCAATCATTGCCAGTAGAACCCAAGTctcttcatcatcatcatcatcatcaggcCACCAATGCGCGCAG ATTCATAACGCGCACCACGCGTTCCGCCAGTCGCCAAAGTTCCGCCGGACATTCGCCTCCACCACCGCTCCATCGCAGTGACGACTCCTCCAGCAGTTCACCCACCCATTCTCCAGCCACCCGTAGAAGGAATAAATTAGGAGGTGGTGCTAACGATCCACCATCCTCCTCCGCGAATGGAAATAGCTCCGCTTATGAAACGGCAGCCACGACTGTGATGACCCatgaccaccaccaccagcagcagcagccacgaCATCCTCCAGTTGAAGTTCCTAAGGCTCTAGTAGCCATCGATCCGCAGCCAGAAGCAGCCATCAGCGTCCTGGGTTCGTGTCCCACTGCAGCTGTTAATTCAG CCAGCCAAAGTCGAGGAAAAGCTGGCAAATGCAGTATTAATTGCACCTacagccacagcagcagcagcaacaacaactgcaacgCGAGGCaacgcaacagcagcagcaacaacaataatactaaacaacagcaacacgcCACGCCCATGCCGCCCCTAGCTAATGCCAACAAAGCGCCGTTAATTGTGCTTAAGACACCCGCCacatctgcagcagcagcagcaacatccatCGCAgttgcaacaacagcagcaacatccatcggcacggcagcaacatctgcTGCTGGTTCGCCCATTAAGCGTCGCAAGAATCCCCTATCGCCACTGCGTCTCGGTCACCAGTCCACCATTGCTCCTCCGCAGGCCATTGCCAGTCCGCTGCTCAGCGGcggcagctgctcctcctcgaccACCTCGCCCCAATCCTCGCCAGCTGTTCGCACCACCAAGGCGAGTCGCCTGCGCGCCGCCGCGCTTG ATAAAAAGAAGGAAGAGGAGCAGCGCCAGCGTTACACTTCGCCAGTTTCCCCAAGAATCCCCTCCAGCAACGGAGGAGGACCTGTAGCCCAACGTCGTCTCAGCAGCTCGGAGCTATCGCCCAAGTCGCCAGGTGCTGCTAGTGGATTTAACTCGGAGCCAGCTCCATCTTCAGGTAGTAGAATCCCGTCGAGATCTGCCTCCCAACCGGTGGACACACCGCCCACCCAAAGAAGGCAGCCTCTGGTGGCCGTCAGTTCGGGAATCTCCATGAAGCAGAGTCTCAGCGAATTGCACTTTACGGGCGGAGCTGTGAGTCCGCCCAAGGCAACGGCGGAATGCACTCTTCGGATGCGACCACGTAGCTCCACCATGAGCACCGAGAACACGGAGAACGGACGACGTGACCACTTGGCCAATCTGCAACTGAGTCCCGTGCAAAAGCACAAGAGAACG CCCGAAGTTTCACCACGTCGTTTGGGAGATCGCGACAAGTCGGCTAAACGGAAATCGAATCTGAATCGTTCGTTGACCGAGGAAGCCACCAAGGATGGCG ATGAGGTAGCCACTTCAACGCGCCGTCGACGACGTCGTGAACTGGGAATGGCTCGACCTTTGGTGCCCGGGGATGATGAAGCTCTGAGGGATTTGCTCCAAACACCGCAGAAAAGTTCCTGCAGCGAGTCTACGAACTCAATTTCCGAGCCCTACCGTCAGTTTATACCTGCTGTTCGCCATCCGGAGGTTCCTGTGCGCACGATGACTGCTGTTTTGCCTGCTCCAAGACCTCTGCATGCTCCAGTGGCCAGGAGTGTCACCCAGAAATTTAATGAAAGGACCAAGACCGAGCTGGCGGAGATTAAGAAGATTGCCGAGCAATCGGAACCGCAGCCCCCAGCGGTGGATGAAAGCCAGAAAATGGCGGCCATAGCGAGGAGGAAGAGCACGGATGAGGGAGGAGGATTACCCAACCAGAATTCACCACCTGCTCCGAATCAAATTGTATCAATACTAAAGAAGAAGGAGCACGGACTGGGCGATTGCAACTCGAGTGCCTCGAGCAATCCTTCGCCGGTGACCTTCTCCTCGAGCGTTATGGATAATCCACTGGCGGGCGCCAGTCGCTGCAAAAGGCAGGGAATCCTGAAGAAGAGATCGAGCCTGGATGAATCACGCTACTATTCGCGTTCCCATTCACCCGACGAACGGAGTATTCTCATCAAGTCGGCGAGGAGGAATTCCCTGGAGGAAGCGGGCACTGGATTGAGTCCAGCTCAGGCCCATGGAATCTTGAAGCAGAGCAGCTACGACAGCAGCAAGAGTGATGGTTGCCCCTCGGCCAACGAGAGTCAACCGCATAGCATCCTGAAGAAGAAGGACTCGCTATCCACACCCTCGGATGGGGGATGCCACAAGCATGTTTCCATTTCCCAGGCTGTAACCTTGGCTGCCGCCGAACTGGCCGCCCATGATGGCGTTACCTTTGGTGAAGACGGTGAAGAACACGATATACGACCCATCTTGAAACAGGAGAGCACCTCCAGCGAGGAGGCAGTCCGTCCCCCGAAGcccatacttaaaaagaaGTCCTTTGGCGAGGCGGATGAACACGAAATACGCCCGATACTGAAGAGCTCGCGAAAGAGCAGTCGCGAGGAGTTTGATTTGAGTGGTTTGGAGAGCAACGAGGTCAACGATTCCCTATCCTCAATCCTCAAGTCGGATTCGCCTTCCAAGCGTCGATCGCTGGGCTCTGCTTCCCATGATTTAGAGGAAACCAGCACTTCGCCCAGTTTGCTAAAGAGGCGAACCCGTTCGCTGGAAAGGAGGGACGTCCAGCCTGGCATGGATTTGGCAGCCGCACTGGATGCTATTGCCAATTCGCAGGTTGCCCCTAGTACTCCCGTGGATTTTGTGACCACTCCATCGAGTATTTCGGTGGCCGAGCGGATTAAGCGCATGGAGATGCTCTCGACGCCCACTTCCCGTGCGGCGGGTGGAGCCAACAGCAGCTGGGAGTCACCGCTGCAGGCTTCGACATCGGAGCaggcaggaggaggagctgctgccACGCCAAGGGTACTCAAGCCCAGTGTCCTGCGCAGGGATTTGCAGAGAGAGCGGTACAAAACGCAACCCGTGACCAACGAGGAGATGAGCTT CTTTAAAGCCAACTCCGCGCCCTTCGACATCTCGGCCTCGTCGGCCTTCAAGCCCACCAAACCGCTGGACATTCGCTTGAGCCACGCGCCGCTGGCACCGCTGATTTCGCCGATAACAGGACAACCACTGAGTCACGTGCCTGCTCCTCTCCTGCTATCTTCATCCACGAATTCGGGAGTGGGATCCTCCTTCCGTTTGGGTCGCAGTTCCACGCAGCCACTGCAATCGCCCCGAGTTGTCCACTTGGCCAGTCAGGCGGCTCCTGGTGGATCATCTGCATCATCCTCGCTGTTGGCACGCCAAAATTCGATCAACGACACCAGCAGCGTCAATCTCAGCGAGCAGCTAACTTTATCCATTGGAACGGACAGTGAGCACATCTTCGAGATGTCCGCCTTGGAGGAGGATTCGGCCATTCAGTCGCTGAGCGATGAGACAGCCGCTTCCGCATCTGCAAGTTCAAGCTCAGCAGCCACCGCAACCACTACGACGACCACCACCACTCCACCATCAAGTGGTTTAACGCGCAGCAATAGCGTTCGAGCCAGGGCCAATATGTTCCAGCAATTGCAGGAGCAGTCGCGCAATCAACGGGCAACGG GAGCCAACCGTCAATCTCCACCAGCTGCGGCGGAAGTGTCTTCAAACCAAACCGACAATTCCATGCAAAGTGAAGAGCTGTCCACGCCAAATGCAACGATAGATGCGGAATTTG gaAAACCCACTAGCGAACCACTTAAGAGCATTCTTAAGACGGGAAAACCTATGCTGGGCATGGGACGCGGTCTAATGCCCGTGGATCTCAATGCCGAGCTGAAGAATCGCCTCAAACGCTCCACTCATGCTACTGTTTCCAATCTTCGCAAATCTGCCACCACGGAAGATGCCACTAGAGGCGGAACTAGTGATGAGGTGGACAATCCGCAAAGGAATTTAGCCCAGATATTGAGAAATGTCTCCAAGGAGAACTCCACGCCGAAGCACGATGATGCCGTAAATCTTGTGAGGAATCTCTCCACCCTGGGACAACCTCGTGCGGTGGCCAGTGAAGATACAGCCGGCAATTGTGCCTCGGCATCGGAGGGCGAGAGTTCGGGGGGTCGCGAGATCGAGGCTATTATCAAGAATAGTGCTGTGGCCAGACGTcgccggcagcagcagcaacagcaatcgcagcagcagcagcaacatcagccagATGG ATTCCTAAGAAGAGTGCAACCCGTGGCAAGGAGCTATTACTGCCCACTTGGCCAGAGGCCACAGCAACCGCagtcgcagcagcaacaccagcagcatcCAAAATTGttggcacagcagcaacatctgcaaATATTGCAagtacagcagcaacaaatgcaaatattacaggtacaacagcaacaattgcagctacaacagcaacaattgctggtacagcagcaacagcaacatccaTTGCAACCGAAACCCTTTTACAAGCTTCTTCGACCGAtagattttgtaaaaaactag